Proteins from one Caulobacter sp. 73W genomic window:
- a CDS encoding transglycosylase SLT domain-containing protein has translation MRRILVATGAVVLVNGVADAQTAMTAAQQTPTDSTPSYAAPSPTDAALLKSALDALRRGDTATLRSARVAAQDPLTRKIITWALADAAPEQLGFYELDNARRDLDGWPRAAKRQSAAEKLLGTAGLDPARTIAWFGGAEPTTAQGAITLANAYRAQGRQAEATTLIKRFWRERVFEADAQRSMLAQFSDVLTMDDHIRRADILLYGQQGPATRDMIAMLPASEQAAAAVRIAFRNGASNANDLLATLTPEQQTQPGVAFERAAFLRKKGLDQAALGLVRYFPIPPTAEAESRVWTERKMLIVSSLRNGDASGAYNAAANAGLSDGADAAEAEFYAGWLALTRLKNPELAGRHFAQITGIGQSPITRSRGFYWQGRAAEAAGDMIGAQSAYGEGAQYQTAFYGQLAAERAGLQQLVLGKDPIPTAADKARFESRELVRAARLMLSAGARDSFRGFVLYIDDILPNAEESALLVDMARATGDQDLAMRAARAAAQRGFTLPERGYPIISLPELPAGSAENAFVFSIARQESNFDTSAVSAPGARGLMQLMPGTASDTARKLGESYSLQRLHEAEYNLRLGSRYLGQMVDRFSGSYIMAAAAYNAGPGRPPQWVAFCGDPRGGSVDPLDFIECIPFSETRNYVMRTLETMQVYRARLNGGTAPLMLSSDLKRGGYSYTAAATTASASQ, from the coding sequence TTGCGTAGAATCCTTGTGGCGACGGGCGCTGTGGTGCTCGTGAACGGCGTCGCGGACGCCCAGACGGCGATGACCGCCGCCCAACAGACGCCGACTGATTCGACGCCGTCTTACGCCGCTCCCTCTCCGACAGACGCCGCCCTGCTGAAATCGGCGCTCGACGCTTTGCGCCGTGGCGACACCGCCACCCTGCGTAGCGCGCGAGTGGCCGCTCAGGATCCGCTGACCCGCAAGATCATCACCTGGGCCCTGGCCGACGCCGCGCCGGAGCAGCTGGGCTTCTACGAGCTGGACAACGCCCGACGCGACCTGGACGGCTGGCCGCGGGCCGCCAAGCGCCAGAGCGCGGCTGAAAAGCTGTTGGGCACCGCCGGCCTCGATCCGGCCCGCACCATCGCCTGGTTCGGCGGCGCCGAGCCGACTACGGCCCAGGGCGCCATCACCCTGGCCAACGCCTATCGCGCCCAGGGCCGTCAGGCCGAGGCGACGACGCTGATCAAGCGCTTTTGGCGAGAGCGGGTGTTCGAGGCCGACGCCCAGCGCAGCATGCTGGCCCAGTTCAGCGACGTGCTGACCATGGACGACCACATCCGCCGGGCCGACATTCTGCTCTATGGCCAGCAGGGCCCTGCGACGCGCGACATGATCGCCATGCTGCCGGCGTCCGAGCAGGCCGCGGCGGCGGTGCGCATCGCCTTCCGCAACGGGGCGTCGAACGCCAACGACCTGCTGGCGACCCTGACGCCTGAGCAGCAGACCCAGCCGGGCGTCGCCTTCGAGCGGGCCGCCTTCCTGCGCAAGAAAGGTCTGGATCAGGCCGCCCTGGGCCTCGTCCGCTATTTCCCGATTCCGCCGACCGCCGAGGCAGAGAGCCGCGTTTGGACCGAACGCAAGATGCTGATCGTCTCGTCTCTGCGTAACGGCGACGCGAGCGGCGCCTATAATGCGGCCGCCAACGCCGGCCTGAGCGACGGCGCTGATGCGGCCGAGGCCGAATTCTACGCTGGCTGGCTGGCGCTTACGCGCCTCAAAAACCCCGAATTGGCTGGCCGTCACTTCGCCCAGATCACCGGTATCGGCCAGTCGCCGATCACCCGTTCTCGCGGGTTCTACTGGCAGGGCCGCGCCGCCGAGGCCGCGGGCGACATGATCGGCGCCCAGTCGGCCTACGGCGAGGGCGCGCAATACCAGACCGCCTTCTACGGCCAGCTGGCCGCCGAGCGCGCGGGGCTTCAGCAGCTGGTCCTGGGCAAGGACCCGATCCCCACCGCCGCCGACAAGGCCCGGTTCGAAAGCCGTGAACTGGTTCGCGCCGCGCGCCTGATGCTGTCGGCCGGCGCGCGCGACAGCTTCCGGGGCTTCGTCCTCTATATCGACGACATCCTGCCCAACGCCGAGGAAAGCGCCCTGCTCGTCGATATGGCCCGCGCCACCGGCGACCAGGACCTGGCCATGCGGGCCGCCCGCGCAGCGGCCCAGCGCGGCTTCACCCTGCCCGAGCGCGGCTATCCGATCATCAGCCTGCCCGAACTGCCGGCGGGTTCGGCGGAGAACGCCTTCGTCTTCTCCATCGCCCGGCAGGAGAGCAACTTCGACACCTCGGCCGTCTCGGCGCCGGGGGCGCGGGGCCTGATGCAGCTGATGCCGGGGACGGCGTCGGACACGGCCCGCAAGCTGGGCGAGAGCTATTCCCTGCAACGCCTGCACGAGGCGGAGTACAACCTGCGCCTGGGCTCGCGCTATCTGGGCCAAATGGTGGACCGGTTCAGCGGCAGCTACATCATGGCGGCAGCCGCCTATAACGCCGGTCCGGGCCGACCGCCCCAGTGGGTGGCGTTCTGCGGCGACCCCCGCGGCGGATCCGTCGATCCGCTCGACTTCATCGAGTGCATCCCCTTTAGCGAGACGCGCAACTACGTGATGCGGACGCTGGAGACGATGCAGGTCTATCGCGCTCGCCTGAACGGCGGCACGGCGCCGCTGATGCTGTCGTCAGACCTGAAACGAGGCGGCTACAGCTACACCGCGGCCGCCACGACGGCCTCAGCTAGTCAGTGA
- the dapA gene encoding 4-hydroxy-tetrahydrodipicolinate synthase produces MVHIPFKGVITALITPFSGGSVDEDAFVKLVERQIAAGVHGLVPVGTTGETSTLSHDEHRRVVELCVKTAAGRVPVIAGAGSNATDEAIELARHAKTIGADAALMVTPYYNRPSQEGLFRHYEAVANAVQIPLVVYNVPGRTGADLANDTLVRLSKLPNIIGIKDATGDLTRISHQRITCGDDWVLLSGDDPTALGYVAHGGHGCISVTSNVAPEAMATFFNAAMAGDYETARYWQDRLIRLHKALFLDSSPAPTKFGLSQLGLCSEDVRLPLAPCNDAVKPQILEAMREAGVL; encoded by the coding sequence ATGGTCCACATCCCCTTCAAGGGCGTCATCACCGCCCTCATCACCCCGTTCAGCGGCGGCTCTGTCGACGAGGACGCCTTCGTCAAACTGGTCGAGCGCCAGATCGCGGCGGGCGTGCACGGCCTGGTTCCGGTCGGCACCACGGGCGAGACCTCGACCCTCAGCCACGACGAGCACCGCCGCGTGGTCGAGCTTTGCGTGAAGACCGCCGCCGGCCGCGTGCCGGTCATCGCGGGCGCCGGCTCCAACGCCACGGATGAGGCGATCGAGCTGGCTCGCCACGCCAAAACCATCGGCGCGGACGCCGCCCTGATGGTGACGCCGTACTACAACCGTCCCAGCCAGGAAGGCCTGTTCCGCCACTACGAGGCGGTGGCCAACGCCGTGCAGATTCCGCTGGTGGTGTACAATGTGCCGGGTCGCACCGGGGCCGATCTCGCCAATGACACCCTAGTTCGCCTGTCCAAGCTGCCCAACATCATCGGCATCAAGGACGCCACTGGCGACCTGACCCGCATCAGCCACCAGCGCATCACCTGCGGCGATGACTGGGTCCTGCTGTCGGGCGACGATCCCACGGCCCTGGGCTATGTCGCCCACGGCGGCCACGGCTGCATCTCGGTGACGTCGAACGTCGCCCCGGAAGCCATGGCCACTTTCTTCAACGCCGCCATGGCCGGCGACTACGAGACGGCCCGCTACTGGCAGGACCGCCTGATCCGCCTGCACAAGGCGCTGTTCCTGGATTCATCGCCGGCGCCGACCAAGTTCGGCCTGTCGCAGCTTGGCCTGTGCAGCGAGGACGTGCGCCTGCCGCTCGCCCCCTGCAACGACGCCGTCAAGCCGCAGATCCTGGAAGCCATGCGCGAGGCCGGCGTCCTCTGA
- the smpB gene encoding SsrA-binding protein SmpB → MAGPTIAENRRARFDYFLEDTFEAGLALTGTEVKSLRTGRANIAESYASVEGREIVLINADIPPYGHANRFNHEPRRPRKLLLHRKQIDKLIGAVQRDGRTIIPTRLYWNDKGLAKLELSIAKGKKLHDKRETSAERDWARDKARLLRDKG, encoded by the coding sequence ATGGCCGGCCCGACGATCGCTGAAAACCGCCGCGCGCGCTTCGACTACTTCCTCGAGGACACCTTCGAGGCGGGCCTCGCCCTGACCGGGACAGAGGTGAAGTCGCTGCGCACGGGGCGGGCCAACATCGCCGAGTCCTACGCGTCGGTGGAAGGCCGGGAGATCGTCCTGATCAATGCGGACATCCCGCCGTACGGTCACGCCAACCGTTTCAACCACGAGCCGCGCCGACCGCGTAAGCTGCTGCTTCACCGCAAGCAGATCGACAAGCTGATCGGCGCGGTCCAGCGCGACGGCCGCACGATCATCCCGACGCGGCTCTATTGGAACGACAAGGGCCTGGCCAAGCTCGAGCTGTCGATCGCCAAGGGCAAGAAGCTGCACGACAAGCGCGAGACCTCCGCCGAGCGCGACTGGGCCCGCGACAAGGCCCGCCTGCTCCGCGACAAGGGCTAG
- a CDS encoding uracil-DNA glycosylase translates to MNIETQVASWGAEPPRDCPLCPRLVAYRMENRAQHPDWWNGPAPSFGDTNGRLLVAGLAPGRMGANRTARPFTGDHAGWLLYETLLKLGFAKGKYEARPDDGLELIDCMVSNAVRCAPPGNKPETSEENTCRQFLTKRLVGMPNLKVIVTLGDVSRRNVLKALGYKASAGAPGHGSIFDAGPIRLINSYHCSRLNTNTGRLTPAMFEDIFRQAKAHIES, encoded by the coding sequence ATGAATATTGAGACCCAGGTCGCGTCCTGGGGCGCCGAGCCGCCCCGCGACTGCCCGCTGTGCCCGCGCCTCGTCGCCTATCGCATGGAGAACCGGGCCCAGCATCCAGACTGGTGGAACGGCCCCGCGCCGTCTTTCGGGGACACCAATGGCCGCCTGCTAGTGGCGGGCCTGGCCCCCGGCCGCATGGGCGCCAACCGCACCGCGCGCCCCTTCACCGGCGACCACGCCGGCTGGCTGCTGTACGAGACCCTGCTGAAGCTGGGCTTCGCTAAGGGCAAGTACGAGGCGCGGCCGGACGACGGCCTTGAGCTGATCGACTGCATGGTCTCCAACGCCGTGCGCTGCGCCCCGCCGGGGAACAAGCCGGAGACCTCGGAAGAGAACACCTGCCGCCAGTTCCTCACCAAACGGCTGGTGGGCATGCCGAACCTGAAGGTGATCGTCACCCTAGGCGACGTGTCACGGCGCAATGTGCTGAAAGCGCTGGGCTACAAGGCGTCGGCCGGCGCGCCGGGCCATGGCTCGATCTTCGACGCGGGACCGATCCGGCTGATCAACAGCTATCACTGCTCGCGGCTGAACACGAACACCGGCCGCCTGACCCCGGCGATGTTCGAGGACATCTTCCGACAGGCCAAGGCGCACATCGAGAGCTGA
- a CDS encoding NYN domain-containing protein, with protein sequence MTFYPTDRLALFIDGANFYSASKALGFDIDYKKLLTEFSRRGVLIRAYYYTAIAENDDYSPIRPLVDWLDYNGFTMVTKSAKEYTDAQGRKRWRGSMDVELTVDMLGMADHADHLVLFSGNGDFRAMIEAVQRKGKRVTVVSTMKSQPPMASDDLRRQADTFVELADLADMVGRPARSPLPRFVTEGRAPERDADDEY encoded by the coding sequence GTGACCTTTTATCCCACCGACCGGCTCGCCCTGTTCATCGACGGGGCGAACTTCTACTCGGCCAGCAAGGCCCTCGGCTTCGACATCGACTACAAGAAGCTGCTGACGGAGTTCAGTCGCCGGGGCGTCCTGATCCGCGCCTATTACTACACCGCCATCGCCGAGAACGACGACTATTCGCCGATCCGCCCGCTGGTCGACTGGCTCGACTACAACGGCTTCACCATGGTGACCAAGTCGGCCAAGGAATACACCGACGCCCAGGGCCGCAAGCGCTGGCGCGGCAGCATGGATGTGGAGCTGACCGTCGACATGCTGGGCATGGCCGACCACGCCGACCACCTGGTGCTGTTCAGCGGCAACGGCGACTTCCGCGCCATGATCGAGGCGGTGCAGCGCAAGGGCAAGCGGGTGACCGTCGTCTCGACCATGAAGTCCCAACCGCCCATGGCGTCGGATGACCTGCGCCGCCAGGCCGACACCTTCGTGGAGCTGGCCGATCTGGCCGACATGGTGGGTCGCCCGGCGCGCAGCCCCCTGCCCCGCTTCGTCACCGAAGGCCGCGCGCCCGAGCGGGACGCCGACGATGAATATTGA
- the folK gene encoding 2-amino-4-hydroxy-6-hydroxymethyldihydropteridine diphosphokinase: protein MNQSAEHTDLDDAVIVALGSDLPGPFASCVDLLEAALERFADHGLTTVARSGWWRSAAWPDPSKPPYVNGVVLVRTSLDPRETHRALQGLENAFGRQRGEANAPRTLDLDLIAFGRAVIDTADLTLPHPRAHDRLFVMGPLSQVAPGWRHPISGGSAAVLAGSATVGRDAKPI from the coding sequence GTGAATCAATCCGCTGAACATACCGATCTGGACGACGCCGTCATCGTCGCTCTGGGCAGCGACCTGCCAGGGCCGTTCGCCTCCTGCGTCGACCTGCTGGAGGCGGCGCTGGAGCGGTTCGCCGACCACGGTCTGACGACCGTCGCTCGTTCGGGATGGTGGCGCTCGGCCGCCTGGCCCGATCCCTCCAAGCCCCCTTACGTGAATGGCGTGGTCCTGGTGCGCACCAGCCTGGACCCCCGTGAGACCCACCGCGCCTTGCAGGGCTTGGAGAACGCCTTCGGGCGACAGCGGGGCGAGGCTAACGCGCCGCGCACCCTGGACCTGGACCTGATCGCCTTCGGGCGGGCGGTGATCGACACCGCCGACCTGACCTTGCCGCACCCCCGGGCTCATGATCGCCTGTTCGTCATGGGACCCCTGTCGCAGGTGGCGCCGGGCTGGCGGCACCCCATATCAGGCGGGTCCGCCGCCGTTCTGGCGGGCTCTGCGACGGTCGGCCGCGACGCAAAGCCGATCTGA
- the rpoZ gene encoding DNA-directed RNA polymerase subunit omega has translation MARVTVEDCVEKVPNRFSLVLLAAHRARAISAGAALMIDRDNDKNPVCALREIADDVVDAEGLKENLIGTLQRVDEHSEAEEEAETLALLADPTHQQMSEAELVRALQSDRDGGQEERY, from the coding sequence ATGGCCCGCGTCACCGTCGAAGATTGCGTCGAGAAGGTTCCCAACCGCTTCAGCCTCGTGCTGCTGGCGGCCCACCGCGCGCGCGCCATCTCCGCTGGTGCGGCGCTGATGATCGACCGCGACAACGACAAGAACCCGGTCTGCGCCCTGCGCGAGATCGCCGACGACGTCGTCGACGCCGAAGGCCTGAAGGAAAACCTGATCGGCACGCTGCAGCGCGTCGATGAGCACTCGGAAGCCGAGGAAGAGGCCGAAACCCTCGCCCTGCTGGCCGACCCGACGCACCAGCAGATGAGCGAGGCCGAACTGGTCCGCGCCCTGCAAAGCGACCGGGACGGCGGCCAGGAGGAGCGGTACTGA
- a CDS encoding bifunctional (p)ppGpp synthetase/guanosine-3',5'-bis(diphosphate) 3'-pyrophosphohydrolase — MRMHGSQTRASGDPYYAHPIEVAGILTEYRLDTASIVTALLHDVIEDTAVTREDIETLFGPEVGELVEGVTKLSKLELQAEHLRQAENLRKFILAISKDVRVLMVKLADRLHNMRTLHFIKSPAKRERIARETLDIYAPLARSIGVHRICTELEELSFEHLNPVARNAIIRRLEVLRDEQGGATSLVSQAIAARLDGAGIPARVYGREKQPYSIWRKLQRKSVGFAQLSDIYAFRVIVDTTDDCYRALGVVHRAWPSVPERFKDYISTPKRNNYRSIHTTVVGSKGMRIEMQIRTASMDRVAEEGVAAHWRYKDTSYGFDAEAMEQDGGRDPLANLRQLVQVLEHGGDAEDLIEHAKLEMFLDQVFVFTPKGKLVSLPRGAMPLDFAYAVHTDVGDTCIGVKVNGELKPMRTVLNNGDVVEVVRGSKPVVPPDWRSLTVTGRARSAIRRHIRQTEKEEFLRLGRTAIDQGFERAGKKRSGVSLRPVLERFAVPAEDDLYDAVGRGRITANQVLEVLFPGLKDSEKTPTAGKRIEDGAAARAYVRGSGLTPGISLHFGTCCNPVPGDRIVGIVEPEKGVVVHTIDCKRLAEFEDREDLWRDLSWTSEAERETISQARLHATITDAPGVLGQACTIVGEAGGNIVGLVMNHRHSEFFDVVMDVEVKDAKHLTHIAAALRACPNVETVERARG; from the coding sequence ATGCGCATGCATGGCTCGCAGACCCGGGCCTCCGGCGACCCGTACTACGCCCACCCCATCGAGGTTGCGGGCATCCTCACCGAATACCGCCTCGACACGGCCAGCATCGTCACCGCGCTGCTGCATGACGTGATCGAGGACACCGCCGTCACCCGCGAGGACATCGAGACCCTGTTCGGGCCCGAGGTCGGCGAGCTGGTCGAGGGCGTCACCAAGCTTTCCAAGCTGGAGCTGCAGGCCGAGCACCTTCGCCAGGCCGAGAACCTGCGCAAGTTCATTCTGGCCATCTCCAAGGACGTGCGCGTCCTGATGGTCAAACTGGCCGACCGTCTGCACAACATGCGGACGCTGCACTTCATCAAGAGCCCGGCCAAGCGCGAGCGGATCGCCCGCGAGACCCTGGACATCTACGCCCCCCTGGCCCGCAGCATCGGCGTGCACCGCATCTGCACCGAGCTGGAGGAGCTGTCCTTCGAGCATCTGAACCCGGTGGCGCGGAACGCGATCATCCGCCGCCTGGAGGTGCTGCGCGACGAACAGGGCGGGGCGACCTCGCTGGTCAGCCAGGCCATCGCCGCCCGCCTGGACGGCGCCGGCATCCCGGCCCGGGTCTATGGCCGCGAAAAGCAGCCCTATTCGATCTGGCGCAAGCTGCAGCGAAAGTCGGTCGGCTTCGCCCAGTTGTCGGACATCTACGCCTTCCGTGTCATCGTCGACACGACGGACGACTGCTACCGCGCCCTGGGCGTGGTGCACCGCGCCTGGCCGTCGGTGCCGGAGCGGTTCAAGGACTACATCTCCACGCCCAAGCGGAACAACTACCGCTCGATCCACACCACGGTGGTGGGATCGAAGGGCATGCGCATCGAGATGCAGATCCGCACCGCCTCCATGGACCGCGTGGCCGAAGAGGGCGTGGCCGCCCATTGGCGCTACAAGGACACCTCGTACGGCTTCGACGCCGAGGCCATGGAGCAGGACGGCGGCCGCGATCCGCTGGCCAACCTGCGCCAGTTGGTCCAGGTGCTGGAGCATGGCGGCGACGCCGAGGACCTGATCGAGCACGCCAAGCTCGAGATGTTCCTCGACCAGGTGTTCGTCTTCACGCCCAAGGGCAAGCTGGTCAGCCTGCCGCGCGGGGCCATGCCGCTCGACTTCGCCTATGCCGTCCACACCGACGTGGGCGACACCTGCATCGGGGTGAAGGTCAACGGCGAGCTGAAGCCGATGCGCACGGTGCTGAACAACGGCGACGTGGTCGAGGTGGTGCGCGGCTCAAAGCCGGTGGTGCCGCCGGATTGGCGCTCTCTGACCGTGACGGGCCGGGCTCGCTCGGCCATCCGCCGCCACATCCGCCAGACCGAGAAGGAAGAATTCCTGCGTCTGGGCCGCACGGCCATCGACCAGGGCTTCGAGCGCGCCGGCAAGAAGCGCTCGGGCGTCTCCCTGCGCCCGGTGCTGGAGCGGTTCGCCGTCCCCGCCGAGGATGACCTGTACGACGCCGTCGGCCGTGGCCGCATCACCGCCAACCAGGTGCTGGAGGTGCTGTTCCCCGGCCTGAAGGACAGCGAGAAGACCCCCACCGCCGGCAAGCGGATCGAGGACGGCGCCGCCGCCCGCGCCTATGTCCGCGGCAGCGGTCTGACGCCAGGTATCAGCCTGCACTTCGGCACATGCTGCAACCCGGTGCCGGGCGACCGCATCGTCGGCATCGTCGAGCCGGAAAAGGGCGTGGTGGTCCACACCATCGACTGCAAGCGTCTGGCCGAGTTCGAGGATCGCGAAGACCTGTGGCGTGACCTTAGCTGGACCTCGGAAGCCGAGCGCGAGACGATCTCCCAGGCCCGCCTTCACGCCACCATCACCGATGCGCCGGGCGTGCTGGGCCAGGCCTGCACCATCGTCGGCGAGGCGGGCGGCAACATCGTCGGCCTGGTGATGAACCATCGCCATTCGGAGTTCTTCGACGTGGTCATGGACGTCGAGGTCAAGGACGCCAAGCACCTGACCCACATCGCCGCCGCGCTTCGGGCCTGCCCGAACGTCGAGACGGTCGAGCGGGCCAGAGGTTAA
- a CDS encoding AraC family transcriptional regulator N-terminal domain-containing protein, whose translation MEARTELADLIEQFTGSDGVHETALPHVVLIRASTPTEPLLALHEPAVCLIVQGRKQVLVGDAAYIYDREKYLIVSVDVPVIGQVIEATPEEPYLCLRLDIDPDMVGALIMDSGQASPRREPVGGVAVSPVTAPLLDAARRLVALLDTPADAAVLAPMVEREILYRLLTGDQGARLTQIAMADNRLQQVNRAISWIKLNYSRPFSVENVASEAGMSASALHQHFKTVTAMSPLQYQKQLRLQEARRLIVAQNMDAASAGHAVGYESPSQFSREYRRVFGAPPLRDAARLRTTPGTLVPA comes from the coding sequence ATGGAAGCCCGGACAGAGCTGGCCGACTTGATTGAACAATTCACGGGAAGCGACGGCGTGCATGAGACCGCCCTGCCCCACGTCGTCCTGATCCGCGCCTCCACCCCGACCGAGCCGCTGCTGGCCCTGCACGAACCCGCCGTCTGCCTGATCGTCCAGGGGCGGAAGCAGGTCCTGGTCGGCGACGCCGCCTATATCTACGACCGCGAGAAGTACCTGATCGTCTCGGTCGACGTTCCGGTGATCGGCCAGGTGATCGAGGCGACGCCCGAGGAGCCGTATCTTTGCCTGCGGCTGGACATCGACCCGGACATGGTCGGCGCGCTGATCATGGACAGCGGCCAGGCCTCGCCTCGACGCGAGCCTGTCGGAGGCGTGGCGGTCAGCCCGGTGACCGCGCCGCTGCTGGACGCCGCCCGTCGGCTGGTCGCCCTGCTGGACACGCCGGCCGACGCCGCGGTCCTGGCGCCTATGGTGGAGCGGGAGATCCTGTATCGCCTGCTGACCGGCGACCAGGGCGCGCGCCTGACCCAGATCGCCATGGCAGACAATCGACTGCAGCAGGTGAACCGCGCCATCTCGTGGATCAAGCTGAACTACAGCCGCCCGTTCAGCGTCGAAAACGTCGCCTCGGAAGCGGGGATGAGCGCCTCGGCCCTGCACCAGCACTTCAAGACCGTCACGGCCATGAGCCCCTTGCAATACCAGAAGCAGTTACGCCTGCAGGAAGCCCGCCGCCTGATCGTGGCGCAGAACATGGACGCCGCGTCGGCCGGGCACGCCGTGGGTTATGAAAGCCCGTCGCAGTTCAGTCGGGAATACCGGCGGGTGTTCGGTGCGCCGCCCTTGCGGGACGCGGCCCGCCTGAGGACGACGCCGGGGACGCTGGTCCCGGCCTAG
- a CDS encoding SDR family oxidoreductase yields the protein MSSVQTLQGKVVVITGASSGIGEGTARLLAQRGAHVVVGARRTDRLAVLVDEITKAGGSARFHAVDVVDRASVETFVAAAVAEFGKIDVLVNNAGVMPLSPLNALKLDEWDRMIDVNIRGVLHGIAAALPHMEAQGSGHIVNIASIGAHSVVPTAAVYCATKFAVRAISDGLRQETDKLRVTVVSPGVVESELADTISDEASREGMKAFRRIAIQPDAIARAIVYAIEQPQDVDVSELIVRPTASPY from the coding sequence ATGTCCAGCGTCCAAACTCTTCAAGGCAAGGTCGTCGTCATCACCGGCGCCAGCAGCGGCATCGGCGAGGGTACCGCCCGCCTGCTGGCCCAACGCGGCGCCCATGTGGTGGTCGGCGCCCGCCGCACCGACCGCCTGGCTGTCCTGGTCGACGAGATCACCAAGGCCGGCGGTTCGGCCCGCTTCCACGCCGTCGACGTCGTCGACCGGGCCAGCGTCGAGACCTTCGTCGCCGCCGCGGTCGCCGAGTTCGGCAAGATCGACGTGCTGGTGAACAACGCCGGCGTCATGCCGCTGTCGCCGCTCAACGCCCTGAAGCTGGATGAGTGGGACCGGATGATTGACGTCAACATCCGTGGCGTCCTGCACGGGATCGCCGCCGCCCTGCCGCACATGGAGGCGCAAGGCTCCGGCCACATCGTCAACATCGCCTCGATCGGCGCGCACTCCGTGGTGCCCACCGCCGCGGTCTACTGCGCCACCAAGTTCGCGGTGCGCGCGATCTCTGACGGCCTGCGCCAGGAGACCGACAAGCTGCGGGTCACCGTGGTGTCGCCGGGCGTGGTGGAGTCCGAACTGGCCGACACCATCTCCGACGAGGCGTCGCGTGAGGGGATGAAGGCCTTCCGTCGCATCGCCATCCAGCCGGACGCCATCGCCCGCGCCATCGTCTATGCGATCGAGCAGCCGCAGGACGTTGACGTCAGCGAGCTGATCGTCCGTCCGACCGCCAGCCCGTACTGA
- a CDS encoding PhzF family phenazine biosynthesis protein, whose amino-acid sequence MPTYSFVTLDVFTDTRFGGNPLAVFTDARGLTGEQMQALATEFNLSETTFILPPEDPANTARVRIFNPSAEMPFAGHPSVGTGYVLSKMRGGDALRLEVPAGIVEVTIQRDADGQPTGGIIAAPQPLSTGMILPADHASACAGLHVSDLVTDTHPPILASTGNPFFFAEVTPEALTRAAPNLAAFQTALAAHSDQLETQRLALHLYARDPNAKNGGRIRARMFAPLSGTWEDAATGSANVTLAALLLSFTDADEGAWEIIQGVEMGRPSLLSATARRTADGIRATVGGGCVPVLKGEAEL is encoded by the coding sequence ATGCCGACCTACTCGTTCGTCACGCTTGACGTGTTCACCGACACCCGCTTCGGGGGCAATCCGCTGGCGGTGTTCACCGACGCGCGCGGCCTGACGGGCGAGCAGATGCAGGCCCTGGCGACCGAGTTCAATCTCAGCGAAACGACCTTCATCCTGCCGCCGGAAGACCCGGCCAACACGGCGAGGGTGCGCATCTTCAACCCCTCCGCCGAGATGCCCTTCGCCGGCCATCCCAGCGTCGGCACCGGATATGTCCTGTCCAAGATGCGCGGCGGCGACGCCCTGCGGTTGGAGGTTCCGGCCGGCATCGTCGAGGTGACGATCCAGCGCGACGCCGACGGGCAGCCCACGGGCGGCATAATCGCAGCCCCGCAGCCGTTATCCACCGGCATGATCCTGCCGGCGGACCACGCGTCCGCCTGCGCCGGACTGCATGTGTCCGACCTGGTGACCGACACCCATCCGCCGATCCTGGCCAGCACCGGCAACCCGTTCTTCTTCGCGGAGGTGACCCCGGAGGCCCTGACCCGCGCCGCGCCGAACCTGGCGGCGTTCCAGACTGCCCTCGCCGCCCATTCGGACCAGCTCGAAACCCAGCGACTGGCCCTGCACCTCTATGCCCGCGACCCTAACGCCAAGAATGGGGGCCGCATCCGCGCCCGGATGTTCGCGCCCCTGTCCGGAACCTGGGAGGACGCCGCCACCGGCAGCGCCAACGTCACCCTGGCCGCCCTGCTGTTGTCCTTCACCGACGCCGACGAAGGCGCGTGGGAGATCATCCAGGGCGTGGAGATGGGCCGCCCTTCCCTGCTCAGTGCCACCGCGCGCCGAACCGCCGACGGCATCCGTGCGACCGTCGGCGGCGGCTGTGTGCCGGTCCTGAAGGGCGAGGCCGAGCTTTAG
- a CDS encoding ArsR/SmtB family transcription factor has protein sequence MELAEIFRALANDKRLLVLEWLKDPVTHFPPQVDGDLVEDGVCGVFIADKLGVSAPTLSEHMKVLVKAGLVTPKRIKQWTFYKRDESALTQAKRAIETQV, from the coding sequence ATGGAGCTCGCCGAGATTTTCCGCGCCCTGGCCAATGACAAGCGCCTGCTGGTGCTGGAGTGGTTGAAGGACCCGGTCACGCATTTCCCGCCGCAAGTGGATGGGGATCTGGTGGAGGACGGGGTCTGCGGCGTGTTCATCGCCGACAAGCTGGGGGTTTCGGCCCCGACGCTCAGCGAGCACATGAAGGTGCTGGTCAAGGCGGGGCTCGTCACGCCCAAGCGGATCAAGCAGTGGACCTTCTACAAACGCGACGAGTCGGCGCTGACCCAGGCCAAGCGGGCGATCGAGACGCAGGTCTAG